The nucleotide sequence CATCCACGCCGAATCCACCGCCGACGTGCCCACCCGCATCCTGGACTCCATGCCCGAATCCCGGGTGGCCGACGTCCGGGCCCAGCTGTCCCGGTCACTGCGCGCTGCCGTCTACCAGAAGCTGCTGCCGAAGAAGGGCGGGGAAGGACGAGTCCTGGCCGCGGAAGTCATGATGATGAACTCCGCCATCGCCAACATGATCCGCCAGAACGACCTGGAAGGCATTGCCAGCCAGCTCATGGTGAAGTCCTCCGGCTCCATCCCCTTCGAGGTCTCCCTCGTGAACCTGGTCGCCGACGGCATCGTGAACGAGAGCGCAGCCATCCGCGCCGAGCTGACCCCGGGCAGCTACATGCGCCAGAAGGCAGCCGGCCGGCGTTGAGCACACGAAAGAGCCCCGCACCGGTTATCGGTGCGGGGCTCGTCCCTGGGCGGTCAGGCCGCGAAGTAGGGCTCCGGCCACTTCACGGGCTCTTCGGTAAGTGTTGCCCAGTCCAGTGCTTCACGGTAGGCGGCCATCACCTCGGCCGGGGAAGCATCCGCATCCAGGTCGGCGGTCGCATATTCGGCCAGCATGTGGGCAGTGCGCACGATCGCCAGCGAGGGATCCGAAGTGATCTGCGATTCGGCGGCGTGATGGCGGGTAAACAGGGACAGCTCGGAGGCGCGCGCACTGTTCAGGGCACCTTCGGTGTTGCCGGCCTCGAACAGGCGAAGGGCCAGCAGGCGCAGGCGGGCGGCTTTGGACAGGCGGCTCTTGACCAGCCACTCGGTGTCCCTGCCCTTGAGCAGGCCGGCGGCGAATGCAGCAGCTCCGCCGGATTCGAGGGTCGTATCGGACATCGCGTCCAGGGACGCCCACTTCCGGCGCATGGGCACGGCGAGCTCCCAGGATGCAGCGCATTCCAGGATTCGTTCGCGGTAGGCGGCCAGTGCGTCCTTGAGGCTGCCGGACTCCAGATTCAGGTTCCAGGCCGGGCCGACGTCGAGCAGTGCCTTGGGGTTGGTGGCCATCACCTCGGCGAGGACATACGAGTCAGCGCTGAGCTGGGCGGTGAGGGCATCCCAGCCTTCCCCCTGTTCCGCTTTGGTGCGGGCGATGTCGACCAGGGCTTCAGCCGGGCTTTTCCTCATATGTCCAAGGCTCGTTTCCTACCGGCGGTGCCGGTCTTGTTCCATCCGGATCGCGTCCGGGGCGCAGGCCGGAGCAGCTGTAAAAAGAGGGGTCCGGCCCAGCCTCTTACTGTACCAGTTCAGAAATTCGGCAACAACGAGAACCAACCACCCAGGAGGCACTAATTGAGTAGCCAGACAACGGCTGCCGCGGACGTTGACCAGGATCCGGAGGGCGCGGAGATCACCCCGTTCACCGATGAGCCGTGGGTGCCCAGAATCATGAACCTCGAGGTCGGGCTGCCCTCTGCCGCCGTTGCGGCCGGCGTCGGCCTCCTCACCTGGTGGCTGCGCGCAGACGCGGGTTCGGTCCTGGCCGTGGCCACCGGCATCCTGTGCGCCGTCCTGGTGATGCTGTGCGTCATCGACGTGATGACCAAGCGCCTGCCCGATGCCATCGTCCTGCCGGCATACCCTTTGCTGCTGCTGGCGTGCGCGGCGGCCGCGGCCGCAGGGGAAACCACCTGGGCCGCACTGGGAACCGCACTGGCCTGCATGGCGGGCTGCTACACGCTGTACTGGCTCGTGTGCTTCTTCTCAGGCGGAATGGGATGGGGAGATGCCAAGCTGGCCGGAGTCCTCGGCCTTGCTTTGGGAATGGCGGGACCGTGGGATGCCGCTTACGGCGCCCTCGTGCTGCCCATGGCGCTCGGAGGCCTGGTCGGCTTCCCGCTTCTGTTCAAGGGCGGAGGGAAGGCGGAGATGGCATTCGGCCCCTTCATGGTTGCCGGGGCCATCCCCGTGCTGATGATGCCGGACACGCTGGTTCCCTGGCTGATGGATCTCGTCCGCTGACGCACCGAGGGCAGCAAAAGGCCCCGCCGGAGCATTCCGGCGGGGCCTGATGGGAGTTACTTGGTGGGAACTACGCCTGTATCCACGGCCATCGGATCCCATACTCCGGTTCCAAGCAGGACCAGGAGAAGGAGGGCTACACCCAGGCCGATACCGTACGCC is from Arthrobacter sp. zg-Y1110 and encodes:
- a CDS encoding A24 family peptidase; amino-acid sequence: MSSQTTAAADVDQDPEGAEITPFTDEPWVPRIMNLEVGLPSAAVAAGVGLLTWWLRADAGSVLAVATGILCAVLVMLCVIDVMTKRLPDAIVLPAYPLLLLACAAAAAAGETTWAALGTALACMAGCYTLYWLVCFFSGGMGWGDAKLAGVLGLALGMAGPWDAAYGALVLPMALGGLVGFPLLFKGGGKAEMAFGPFMVAGAIPVLMMPDTLVPWLMDLVR